From Candidatus Syntrophoarchaeum caldarius, the proteins below share one genomic window:
- a CDS encoding photosystem reaction center subunit H: MQIELTNLYGLNVYTDRGVRVGQVNDVAIDVNERKVSGIAVGNVNRDLFDIGGERGIIIPHRWIVAVGDIVLVRHMSMRVENEATT; the protein is encoded by the coding sequence ATGCAGATTGAGCTTACAAATCTCTATGGGCTTAACGTCTACACAGATCGTGGTGTTAGAGTTGGTCAGGTGAACGATGTTGCGATTGATGTCAACGAACGCAAAGTCTCTGGTATCGCAGTTGGAAATGTGAACCGAGATCTATTTGACATAGGCGGGGAAAGAGGTATCATAATACCGCATCGCTGGATCGTAGCGGTCGGTGATATCGTACTCGTACGACACATGAGTATGAGGGTGGAGAACGAAGCTACGACATAG